The following are encoded together in the Adhaeribacter arboris genome:
- a CDS encoding DUF6544 family protein: MIVHGLIHLLGFVKAFRLSEIKQLTQTISKPFGVIWLLACIFFVIAALLFALKNNYWWLFGLIALVTSQVLISFFWHDAKFGTIANVIILIAAIIGYATSHFYNQYQQAVKTGLQQPEYFQNSELTETDIQHLPEPVKKYLRFTGSLGKPKVNTFKVEFTGKIRKDEQSEWMSFTSEQYNFMETPTRLFFMKAVMKKLPVAGYHCFKNGAAYMDIRLFSLFKVQYQDGAEMDLSETVTFFNDMCCLAPPTLIDKRIKWLEVENNKVKASFTNNNITVSAWLFFNDSGELINFVSEDRYSADAGKQLPWSTPLKDYHEINNYKLFGNAETIYSYPDRDLCYGTFKLIKLEYNSKYLD; this comes from the coding sequence ATGATAGTTCATGGGTTAATCCATTTACTTGGCTTTGTGAAAGCTTTTAGACTATCAGAGATAAAACAATTAACACAAACTATTTCAAAACCTTTTGGGGTGATTTGGCTGCTTGCTTGTATCTTTTTTGTAATAGCCGCACTATTATTTGCTTTAAAAAATAATTATTGGTGGCTGTTTGGATTGATAGCCTTAGTGACCTCACAAGTCTTGATTAGTTTCTTTTGGCACGATGCTAAATTTGGAACAATTGCCAATGTAATTATTCTTATTGCCGCAATAATTGGCTATGCAACATCCCATTTTTATAATCAATATCAACAAGCTGTTAAAACCGGATTGCAGCAGCCAGAATATTTCCAAAATTCTGAACTAACAGAAACCGACATCCAGCACTTACCCGAGCCTGTTAAAAAATACCTTCGTTTTACAGGTTCTCTTGGTAAACCCAAGGTGAATACTTTTAAAGTAGAATTTACTGGCAAAATCAGAAAAGACGAGCAATCCGAATGGATGTCCTTTACTTCCGAGCAGTATAATTTTATGGAAACGCCAACGCGGTTATTTTTTATGAAAGCAGTAATGAAAAAATTACCTGTGGCAGGTTATCACTGCTTTAAAAATGGAGCGGCTTATATGGATATCCGGCTGTTCTCCTTGTTCAAAGTGCAATACCAAGACGGAGCAGAAATGGATTTGTCAGAAACGGTTACCTTTTTCAATGACATGTGTTGTTTGGCTCCACCTACCCTTATTGACAAGCGAATAAAGTGGTTAGAGGTAGAAAATAATAAAGTGAAAGCATCTTTTACGAATAACAATATCACGGTTTCTGCGTGGCTGTTCTTTAATGACAGCGGCGAACTCATAAATTTTGTTTCGGAAGACCGCTATTCTGCTGATGCTGGCAAGCAGTTACCTTGGTCAACTCCCTTAAAAGATTACCATGAAATAAATAATTACAAACTGTTTGGAAATGCAGAAACCATTTACAGTTATCCAGATAGAGATTTATGTTATGGAACTTTCAAACTCATCAAGCTAGAATATAACAGCAAATACCTTGATTAA
- a CDS encoding L,D-transpeptidase family protein — MCTDVYRADSLLWSCNAVVGQTDHATTLFYGEIKYVVFSPYWNIPPGILRKEVIPGMKKNANYLKNHNMEITGYRAGLPVVRQKPGPSNSLGLVKFLFPNSYNIYLHDTPAKSLFNESARAFSHGCIRIAEPAKLAGFLLKDNQKWNSAKIDSAMHSGKEHYVTIKNKVPVFIAYFTAFIDRNGRLNFRKDIYNLDERLAATIISGEGVYQ; from the coding sequence ATGTGTACCGATGTGTACCGGGCCGACAGCTTACTATGGAGTTGTAATGCGGTAGTTGGCCAAACCGATCACGCCACTACCCTGTTCTACGGCGAAATTAAATATGTAGTATTTAGTCCTTATTGGAACATACCTCCGGGAATTTTGCGGAAGGAGGTAATTCCGGGCATGAAAAAGAATGCTAATTACCTTAAAAATCATAACATGGAAATTACCGGCTACCGAGCAGGTTTGCCGGTAGTCAGACAAAAACCGGGACCGTCAAACTCCTTGGGGCTAGTTAAATTTCTATTTCCAAACAGCTATAATATTTACCTGCACGATACCCCAGCAAAATCGTTGTTTAATGAATCAGCCAGAGCCTTTAGTCATGGTTGCATCCGGATTGCCGAACCGGCAAAGCTCGCCGGCTTTCTGCTTAAAGACAACCAGAAATGGAATTCCGCCAAAATTGATAGTGCTATGCACTCTGGTAAAGAACATTATGTAACCATAAAAAATAAGGTACCGGTATTTATTGCCTATTTTACTGCCTTTATAGACCGAAATGGCCGGCTGAACTTCCGAAAAGATATTTACAACCTCGATGAACGGCTTGCAGCTACAATTATTTCGGGTGAAGGTGTTTATCAATAA
- a CDS encoding L,D-transpeptidase scaffold domain-containing protein, which produces MTNSLKKDWDQTISGNFSEKSNLVFDSTQLTDFFKSYPDVKGYEQDIRSFYHKRNFSYAWFDNGVLIEQAGNLGNRLMNLENDGVYKQLSYLKALDSLLYGSNNTDSLGKPDIRLELMLTSEYFVFSKLAWEGMTPAVSKSNKWYLPRKKVAYDQYLDSLLTTPIKELSANEPVYRQYELLKTYLKKYRALEARETWLPIAITIKPLKPGDTSSTILQIKKRLFKLEDYQGDTLSQVFNSDLSSAIKNFQERNGLIKNGLPNKATIAELNIPLKSRIKQILVNMERSRWLPVTLNREYVAVNIPEYKLHVYRCVPGRQLTMEL; this is translated from the coding sequence GTGACTAATTCTTTAAAGAAAGACTGGGATCAGACTATATCGGGAAATTTTAGCGAAAAATCAAATCTTGTTTTTGATAGTACGCAGCTTACTGATTTTTTTAAGAGTTATCCTGATGTTAAAGGCTATGAACAGGATATCAGGAGTTTTTATCATAAAAGAAATTTTTCGTATGCTTGGTTTGATAATGGTGTATTAATCGAACAAGCCGGGAATCTAGGAAACAGGTTAATGAATCTAGAAAATGATGGGGTTTACAAGCAACTTTCCTATCTAAAAGCACTTGATTCTTTATTGTACGGAAGTAATAATACAGATTCTTTAGGAAAGCCCGATATCCGGCTGGAGCTAATGCTCACATCTGAATATTTTGTATTTTCAAAACTTGCCTGGGAAGGCATGACACCAGCAGTAAGCAAATCTAACAAATGGTATTTACCCAGAAAAAAAGTTGCTTATGATCAATATTTGGATAGTCTATTAACCACACCAATTAAAGAATTGTCTGCTAATGAGCCTGTTTATCGCCAATATGAATTACTAAAAACATATTTAAAAAAGTACCGGGCCTTAGAAGCCCGGGAAACCTGGTTGCCTATAGCAATTACTATAAAACCACTTAAACCGGGAGATACTTCTTCAACGATACTTCAAATAAAGAAACGCTTATTTAAGCTGGAAGATTACCAAGGGGATACCTTAAGCCAAGTGTTTAACAGCGATTTATCTTCGGCTATAAAGAATTTCCAGGAACGAAATGGTTTGATAAAGAATGGTTTACCTAACAAAGCAACCATAGCTGAACTGAATATTCCTTTAAAAAGCCGGATTAAACAAATTCTGGTAAATATGGAACGCAGTCGTTGGCTACCGGTAACCCTAAACAGAGAGTATGTAGCAGTTAATATTCCTGAATATAAATTGCATGTGTACCGATGTGTACCGGGCCGACAGCTTACTATGGAGTTGTAA
- a CDS encoding response regulator: MNALKKTVLLIEDNQDIRESTAEILTLADFTVFTAENGKKGIELAQANLPDIILCDIMMPEMDGYSVLYLLHKNENTTDIPFIFLTAKAERADMRKGMEMGADDYLTKPFNDMELLTAIESRLQKRERAIHQANNTVSFTGLLDEARSAKLLNDISGNSRLRSYKKKQNIYMGGDQPLNVYLVKSGKIRSYMLYQDGREIISGIFNTGDFLGYESVLLNTPYPENAEAMEATELFLIPKDEFNTLLFKDRSIAKKFIQLLSGNVQEKQEQLLKLAYDSVRKRVADALINLAEKFEGAAVETCEIKISRDDLAAMVGTANETISRTLTDFKDEKMILKEGSTIKILSVEKLRRIKQ, from the coding sequence ATGAACGCACTAAAAAAAACAGTCCTGCTCATAGAAGACAACCAGGATATCCGGGAAAGTACCGCTGAAATTCTAACTCTGGCCGACTTTACGGTTTTTACCGCAGAAAATGGAAAAAAAGGTATTGAACTAGCGCAGGCGAACCTGCCTGATATTATTTTGTGTGATATTATGATGCCGGAAATGGATGGCTATAGTGTTTTGTACCTGCTTCATAAGAATGAAAACACCACCGATATTCCTTTTATCTTTTTAACGGCTAAAGCAGAACGGGCGGATATGCGCAAAGGCATGGAAATGGGGGCAGATGATTATCTCACGAAGCCTTTTAATGATATGGAATTGCTAACGGCTATCGAAAGCAGGCTACAAAAGCGCGAGCGGGCCATCCATCAGGCTAATAACACGGTTTCTTTTACGGGCTTACTGGATGAAGCCCGGTCGGCCAAACTCTTAAACGATATTTCCGGAAATAGCCGCCTTCGCAGCTACAAAAAAAAGCAAAATATTTACATGGGCGGCGACCAACCACTGAATGTTTATCTGGTTAAAAGTGGGAAAATCCGGTCGTATATGCTTTACCAGGATGGCCGGGAAATAATTTCCGGCATATTTAATACCGGCGATTTTCTAGGTTATGAGTCTGTTCTGTTAAACACGCCTTATCCAGAAAATGCGGAAGCCATGGAAGCCACAGAACTTTTTCTTATTCCAAAAGATGAGTTTAATACCCTTTTGTTTAAAGATCGCAGTATTGCGAAGAAATTTATTCAGTTATTATCCGGCAATGTCCAGGAAAAGCAAGAACAACTATTAAAACTGGCTTATGATTCCGTTCGAAAAAGAGTAGCAGATGCCTTAATTAACTTGGCAGAAAAGTTTGAGGGCGCCGCAGTTGAAACTTGTGAAATAAAAATTTCCCGCGATGATCTGGCGGCTATGGTAGGTACGGCCAATGAAACTATTAGTCGTACCCTTACCGATTTTAAAGACGAAAAAATGATTCTAAAAGAAGGCAGCACCATTAAAATCTTATCAGTAGAAAAACTCCGACGAATAAAACAGTAA
- a CDS encoding PAS domain-containing sensor histidine kinase: MDNLKLLHAIFNTAIDGIITIDSQGLIETMNPAALRLFGYEEEEVSGENISVLIPKPDKGAHNGYLHRHQDTGKKRIIGTGREVLGLKKDGTTFPFRLAVSEVEYENRKIYTGFIHDLSKEKEAEENLKKYTSELEAKIKERTQNLEHLINDLEKARDEADRSMEKQKELNLLKTRFVSMASHEFRTPLSSIQLSALLIDKYLEKLEPENILKHTAKIKNSVAHLTGILNDFLSLEKLEAGKTKALLQSFDLVKFSEELIEEMQLIAKQNQNIVYQHTGAISHVYLDPALLKNAAINLVSNAIKYSGENTFIEFNSEVDEAEVCITVKDNGIGIPEEEQKHLFQPFFRAHNTGNIPGTGLGLNIVKRYVELMGGKVIYHSAQHEGTSVSLIFKNR; the protein is encoded by the coding sequence ATGGATAATTTAAAATTACTGCACGCTATTTTTAATACCGCCATCGACGGCATTATTACCATTGATTCGCAGGGCTTAATTGAAACAATGAACCCCGCGGCCCTGAGGCTCTTTGGCTATGAAGAAGAGGAAGTGAGTGGTGAAAACATAAGTGTGCTGATACCCAAACCGGATAAAGGAGCACATAATGGTTACCTGCATCGGCACCAGGATACCGGAAAAAAACGAATAATTGGGACTGGCCGGGAAGTGTTAGGTTTAAAAAAAGATGGCACTACTTTCCCGTTTCGGTTGGCTGTGAGTGAAGTGGAATACGAAAACCGCAAAATATACACTGGTTTTATTCACGACCTTTCTAAGGAAAAAGAAGCAGAAGAAAATTTAAAAAAATATACCAGCGAACTGGAAGCAAAGATTAAAGAACGCACCCAGAATTTAGAGCATTTGATTAATGATTTGGAGAAAGCACGGGATGAAGCGGATCGCTCCATGGAAAAGCAAAAAGAATTAAACCTGCTCAAAACCCGGTTTGTTTCAATGGCTTCGCACGAATTCCGGACCCCCTTAAGTTCTATTCAACTTTCCGCTTTATTAATCGACAAATACTTGGAAAAATTAGAGCCGGAAAACATTCTGAAACACACGGCAAAAATTAAAAACTCCGTTGCACACTTAACCGGGATTCTGAACGATTTTTTGTCATTGGAAAAATTAGAAGCCGGTAAAACAAAAGCACTCTTACAATCCTTTGATTTGGTAAAATTTTCGGAAGAACTCATCGAAGAAATGCAATTAATTGCCAAACAAAATCAAAATATTGTCTACCAACATACCGGGGCCATTAGTCATGTTTACCTAGATCCAGCCTTATTAAAAAATGCCGCCATTAACCTCGTATCTAATGCCATTAAATACTCCGGCGAAAACACGTTTATTGAATTTAATTCTGAAGTAGACGAGGCCGAAGTTTGCATTACGGTAAAAGATAATGGCATTGGTATCCCGGAAGAGGAACAGAAACACTTATTTCAGCCTTTTTTCCGGGCGCATAATACGGGCAATATTCCCGGAACCGGCCTGGGTTTAAATATTGTAAAGCGCTACGTGGAATTAATGGGGGGAAAAGTTATTTACCACAGTGCCCAACACGAAGGAACTTCTGTTTCGTTAATATTTAAGAACAGATGA
- a CDS encoding 2-hydroxyacid dehydrogenase, which yields MKVVAYSIKPFEKEVLVKANKKKHDITLISNALSLETADYAEGKDAVVVFTNDDVSALVINRLADLGIKYIATRSVGTDHIDIEAAYKTGISLANVPTYSPQAIAEHAIALALSLNRHLIQADEHSHNFDFKLDGLTGFNFYGKTVGLIGLGNIGQAIAAIFNGFGCRVIGYDVANLVNLAEIELLSFDEVLRQADILSLHVPLTPATKYMINAASMAIMKKGVMLINTSRGGLLKTIDIIEALEQGKIGYLGIDVYEHEKNLFFEDHQNDRNKDLLLQRLMTYPNVLVTPHQSFLTHEALQQIADRTIKNLDLWQKDKVVAST from the coding sequence ATGAAAGTTGTAGCTTACAGTATAAAGCCTTTTGAAAAAGAAGTTTTGGTGAAAGCTAACAAAAAGAAGCATGATATAACGCTTATTTCTAACGCTCTAAGCCTAGAAACCGCCGATTATGCCGAAGGTAAAGATGCCGTGGTAGTATTTACCAATGATGATGTTTCGGCACTTGTAATAAATAGACTAGCTGATTTGGGAATTAAATACATCGCTACCCGCTCGGTTGGTACCGATCATATTGATATAGAAGCCGCCTATAAAACAGGTATTAGCCTCGCCAATGTACCTACTTATTCTCCCCAAGCTATTGCCGAACATGCCATTGCTCTGGCCTTATCGCTTAACCGCCATCTTATTCAGGCCGATGAACATAGCCATAATTTTGACTTTAAATTAGATGGACTAACTGGATTTAATTTTTATGGTAAAACGGTAGGCTTAATTGGATTAGGCAATATAGGTCAAGCCATTGCCGCCATATTTAATGGTTTTGGGTGCCGGGTAATTGGCTATGATGTGGCCAATCTGGTTAATTTGGCGGAAATTGAGTTACTATCATTCGACGAAGTACTTCGCCAGGCAGATATTCTTTCGCTGCACGTTCCATTAACCCCCGCCACTAAATATATGATTAATGCCGCCAGCATGGCTATCATGAAGAAAGGTGTCATGTTGATTAACACTTCCAGAGGAGGTTTATTAAAAACAATTGATATAATAGAAGCTTTAGAACAAGGAAAAATTGGATACTTGGGAATTGATGTTTATGAGCATGAAAAAAACTTGTTTTTTGAAGATCACCAAAATGACCGGAACAAAGATTTATTACTTCAAAGATTAATGACTTATCCGAATGTACTGGTTACGCCGCATCAGTCATTTCTTACCCATGAAGCTTTACAGCAAATTGCCGATCGAACTATCAAAAACCTGGATTTATGGCAAAAGGATAAAGTAGTTGCATCTACTTAG
- a CDS encoding porin family protein, which yields MLHNNCFKKLAGVSFAFLMLMGINQVKAQNSNPGPKFGVKAGLNFSQLYVDQANAEDENMKVGYHFGVFGKVPITDFLAIQPEVLYTNVGSKITYGGSDLSNLLGIEPGEVRFNLNYVQVPVALAVNIGPLNVHAGPYFSYLVSANVKDLKSSDLNSSDITDLKTDNFNRFDYGVMGGVGFDVKGVTVGARYNYGLREVGNSGLAGELTDNSKNSVAQIYLGFGL from the coding sequence ATGTTACACAATAATTGTTTTAAAAAATTAGCAGGAGTAAGCTTCGCCTTTTTAATGCTAATGGGTATCAATCAAGTGAAAGCACAAAATAGCAATCCGGGACCTAAATTCGGGGTAAAAGCAGGACTAAACTTTTCCCAACTCTACGTAGATCAGGCAAATGCCGAAGACGAAAATATGAAAGTGGGCTATCACTTCGGGGTGTTCGGGAAAGTTCCGATTACGGATTTTCTGGCCATTCAGCCAGAAGTACTCTATACCAATGTAGGTTCTAAAATAACTTACGGCGGTTCTGATTTGTCGAACCTTCTGGGTATTGAGCCAGGAGAGGTACGTTTTAATTTAAATTACGTGCAAGTACCGGTTGCTCTGGCGGTTAATATTGGTCCGCTTAATGTTCACGCCGGTCCATATTTTTCTTACCTGGTATCTGCCAACGTGAAAGATTTAAAATCATCGGACTTGAACTCTTCGGATATTACGGACTTAAAAACCGACAACTTTAATCGGTTTGATTATGGTGTGATGGGGGGTGTAGGCTTTGATGTGAAAGGAGTAACCGTAGGAGCCCGCTATAACTATGGCCTGCGGGAAGTAGGAAACAGTGGTCTGGCAGGTGAATTAACCGATAATTCTAAGAACTCCGTTGCGCAAATTTACCTTGGATTTGGTTTGTAG
- a CDS encoding OmpA family protein yields the protein MKLFLFILLAGLSCLNAVAQHNLYKWQLKGYTGVANYYNPNKKTIDYFKLGDNLWHRLEIGRSLSKTFGLSASASFGKVRGLAPQDRSFLTDVRMTSVRLYFYTDNGWLLKSSSLISPFFFGGYGLSTFNQGSNSVSSESKYRQVLPFGLGLKFRITERWQLDLQTETVYNTHPSSNEIANEQNKYNNGFLHTGLALAYNFGFKPSSFKASRFYASFQDPLAQADSTQTTKTANLSKLTARPTLLATRTDRLVNPRLIMVRDTVLISEKNTPQKPDTLNRQMFITQKRDTVYSADRNRGITRTNLISSHTIRTTAREKALNDRERAIAENDLRTSRAATFRQAEAARVQELLRTTVPYRVTPSTTTRVYQPGYQLNRNSRTPLYPASQSSLMLLQKDKSDLAEANRKNNELQYAYDSLNALNNKDSVLTTQLRQQKSSFKALDNRVVGYMQDQAVLNEIMKQRLAAYENELARLPQAATSTLNDTPEAISGFDTNVFFTINSYVIPSQSFNSLLTCATLLNANPGKKLQLTGYTDKTGKSSYNLLLSRKRVEAVSDFFQDQGIEKKRILMQYFGEAESDDKLNSLGRKVMLHILD from the coding sequence ATGAAACTTTTTTTATTCATATTACTAGCTGGTCTTAGCTGCCTAAATGCTGTAGCGCAGCACAACTTGTATAAATGGCAGTTAAAAGGCTATACGGGTGTTGCTAATTATTACAACCCAAATAAGAAAACCATTGATTATTTTAAATTAGGAGATAATTTATGGCACCGACTGGAAATAGGTCGGAGTTTAAGCAAAACTTTCGGCCTTTCGGCCAGCGCTTCTTTTGGTAAAGTGAGAGGTCTGGCACCGCAGGACCGCAGCTTTCTTACGGATGTTCGTATGACCTCGGTACGACTTTATTTCTATACCGATAATGGCTGGCTGTTAAAATCCTCTTCCTTAATTTCACCTTTCTTTTTTGGTGGTTACGGCTTAAGTACTTTTAACCAAGGCAGTAATAGTGTTTCTAGCGAAAGTAAATACAGGCAGGTACTTCCGTTTGGTTTGGGGCTCAAGTTCCGGATAACCGAAAGGTGGCAACTCGATCTGCAAACCGAAACAGTGTATAATACCCACCCTTCCTCAAATGAAATAGCAAACGAGCAAAACAAGTATAATAATGGTTTTCTGCACACAGGTCTGGCGCTTGCCTATAATTTTGGATTTAAGCCATCTTCGTTTAAAGCGTCGCGGTTTTACGCGAGCTTCCAAGACCCACTTGCACAGGCTGATTCTACTCAAACGACAAAGACCGCTAACCTCTCTAAATTAACTGCCCGGCCCACTTTGCTGGCTACTCGGACCGATCGCCTGGTAAATCCACGATTAATTATGGTTAGAGATACCGTTTTAATATCCGAAAAAAACACTCCGCAGAAACCCGATACCCTAAACCGCCAAATGTTTATTACGCAAAAACGAGATACTGTGTATTCGGCGGATAGAAATCGGGGTATTACCCGAACAAACCTTATTAGTTCGCATACTATTCGTACTACAGCAAGAGAAAAAGCATTAAATGATAGAGAAAGAGCAATAGCCGAAAATGACCTTAGAACAAGTCGGGCGGCAACTTTTAGGCAAGCAGAAGCGGCCCGGGTACAAGAATTGTTAAGAACAACTGTACCTTACCGGGTAACACCCAGCACCACTACTCGGGTATACCAACCTGGGTATCAGCTCAACCGTAATAGCCGTACCCCTTTATATCCGGCCAGTCAAAGTTCCTTAATGCTACTTCAAAAAGATAAAAGCGACCTGGCGGAAGCAAACCGGAAAAATAACGAACTACAATACGCCTACGACTCATTAAATGCATTAAATAACAAAGACAGCGTTCTAACAACACAACTAAGACAGCAAAAATCCTCTTTCAAAGCTTTAGATAATAGAGTGGTGGGTTATATGCAGGACCAGGCCGTTTTGAATGAAATCATGAAACAACGTTTGGCAGCTTACGAAAACGAATTAGCTCGTTTACCCCAGGCGGCAACATCAACTCTTAATGACACACCAGAAGCAATAAGCGGCTTTGACACGAACGTATTCTTCACAATAAATAGTTACGTAATACCTTCCCAAAGTTTTAACAGTTTACTTACCTGTGCCACTTTGTTAAATGCAAATCCAGGAAAAAAACTTCAACTCACCGGCTATACCGATAAGACGGGTAAATCAAGTTATAACTTATTATTAAGTCGAAAAAGAGTGGAAGCTGTTTCTGATTTTTTTCAAGATCAAGGTATTGAAAAAAAGCGCATATTGATGCAGTATTTTGGCGAAGCAGAATCAGATGATAAGTTAAATTCACTCGGCAGAAAAGTAATGTTACATATTCTTGATTAG
- the gap gene encoding type I glyceraldehyde-3-phosphate dehydrogenase, with protein MPQIKVAINGFGRIGRLTFKSLLGRENVEIVGINDLTDNNTLAHLLKYDSVHGKFNGTVSADEQSLTVNGQRIEVFAERDPKNLPWGKLGVDVVLESTGRFVDDVSAGAHLTAGAKKVVISAPAKGKVATVVLGVNENILTGEETIVSNASCTTNCLAPMAKVLDDAFGIDRGYITTIHAYTSDQNLHDAPHKDLRRARAAALSIIPTSTGAAKAVGLVLPHLNGKLDGIAMRVPVPTGSLTDLTAILKSTPTREEVNAAFKKAAEAEFKGILEYTEDPIVSVDIVGNTHSCIFDSEQTSISGNLVKVVGWYDNEAGYSARAADLIERLAQQIKA; from the coding sequence ATGCCACAAATAAAAGTTGCCATCAATGGTTTTGGTCGGATTGGCCGTCTTACTTTCAAATCGTTACTAGGAAGAGAGAACGTAGAAATTGTAGGAATCAACGACCTTACTGATAATAATACCCTCGCTCATTTATTAAAGTACGATTCGGTGCACGGTAAATTTAACGGTACCGTATCGGCGGATGAGCAAAGCTTAACGGTCAATGGTCAGCGGATTGAAGTATTCGCGGAACGAGATCCAAAAAACCTGCCTTGGGGAAAACTTGGGGTAGACGTAGTGCTGGAATCAACCGGTCGTTTTGTGGACGATGTAAGCGCGGGCGCTCACTTAACGGCGGGAGCTAAAAAAGTAGTTATCTCGGCTCCGGCTAAAGGTAAAGTAGCCACTGTAGTATTAGGGGTAAACGAAAATATCCTGACCGGCGAAGAAACCATTGTGTCGAATGCTTCTTGTACCACCAACTGTTTGGCTCCTATGGCCAAAGTTCTGGACGATGCTTTCGGTATTGATAGAGGATACATTACTACTATCCACGCCTATACCTCCGACCAGAATTTGCACGATGCGCCGCACAAAGATTTAAGAAGAGCGCGGGCAGCGGCTCTTTCCATTATACCAACTTCAACTGGGGCGGCTAAAGCGGTTGGGCTGGTATTGCCGCACTTAAATGGTAAATTAGATGGTATTGCCATGCGGGTTCCCGTACCAACTGGTTCATTAACCGATTTAACGGCCATTTTAAAAAGTACTCCTACCAGAGAAGAAGTAAATGCTGCCTTTAAGAAAGCGGCCGAAGCTGAATTTAAAGGTATCCTGGAATACACGGAAGATCCGATTGTTTCTGTAGATATCGTTGGCAATACGCATTCTTGTATTTTTGATTCTGAACAAACTTCTATCAGCGGTAACCTGGTGAAAGTAGTAGGTTGGTACGATAACGAAGCCGGCTACTCTGCCCGGGCTGCCGACCTTATCGAAAGACTAGCGCAACAAATTAAAGCATAA
- a CDS encoding PIG-L deacetylase family protein, whose protein sequence is MRKYFLCLLTLFTFYLNATGQNNRIRVLVFGAHPDDCDISSGGVAALYAASGHAVKFVSLTNGDKGHQKISGGELAQRRYKETQEVARRLGVEYEVLDNHDGELLPTLENRLAVIKRIREWKADLVIAPRPNDYHPDHRYTGILVQDASFLVIVPNILSSVPALENNPVFLYARDNFQRPNPFRPDIAIDITPVFPKKLDALDAHVSQVYEWLPWIDHDTTVPTNPEERKKWLAKRWLGRSQPSPEIKQTLEKWYGADKAAKVINVEAFEICEYGKRPTDADIRRLFPMLPAKP, encoded by the coding sequence ATGAGAAAGTATTTTCTTTGTTTGCTAACACTCTTCACTTTTTATCTAAACGCCACTGGCCAAAATAATAGAATTCGGGTTTTGGTTTTTGGCGCTCATCCCGATGATTGCGATATTTCGAGCGGTGGTGTGGCTGCTTTGTATGCCGCTTCCGGGCACGCCGTTAAATTTGTTTCTTTAACCAACGGCGACAAAGGGCACCAAAAAATAAGCGGGGGAGAACTGGCCCAAAGACGTTACAAGGAAACCCAAGAAGTCGCGCGTCGCCTGGGCGTGGAATACGAAGTATTGGATAATCACGACGGCGAACTGCTGCCTACCCTGGAGAATCGCTTAGCCGTAATTAAACGAATAAGAGAGTGGAAAGCCGACCTGGTAATTGCCCCGCGACCAAATGATTATCACCCCGACCATCGTTATACCGGGATACTGGTGCAGGATGCGTCCTTTCTGGTAATAGTACCCAATATATTAAGCAGTGTACCCGCCCTGGAAAATAATCCCGTTTTCTTGTATGCCCGCGATAATTTTCAGCGGCCCAATCCTTTTCGTCCCGATATAGCTATTGATATAACCCCGGTTTTTCCCAAAAAATTAGATGCCTTGGACGCGCACGTATCGCAGGTTTACGAGTGGCTGCCCTGGATTGACCACGACACCACTGTACCTACTAACCCGGAAGAGCGGAAGAAATGGTTGGCAAAAAGATGGCTGGGCCGTTCGCAACCTTCGCCGGAAATAAAACAAACTTTAGAAAAATGGTACGGCGCCGATAAGGCAGCCAAAGTAATTAACGTAGAAGCCTTCGAAATTTGTGAATACGGCAAAAGGCCCACTGATGCCGACATCCGCCGGCTATTCCCCATGCTGCCCGCGAAACCTTAA